One window of the Babesia microti strain RI chromosome IV, complete genome genome contains the following:
- a CDS encoding zinc finger protein, putative (overlaps_old_locusTagID:BBM_III08380) — MAIVQDRTVFPDSKEWQFLEFALQLHLSTSRAKLLQAWDVSLPETVAAFNAKSSNQLVNPVFLDVNKLDDNNTVQDIYRRGIRVPNDGMEIVIGNINFPDLPIIENIPELDEKMKVPPQKQTYQFFLCDVTTGLSLTAKDREDAARSRVSMPLEFESHQIVDKRSEPSNVTLYCFPDGPVKGVLPRQKLYEKFYIYDSSQILARYLLTFEFDASKIESFALPFCEICRDLPATIYCSSDKAKMCKECDESFHAANKFVARHIRVPLNQIPRDSIGGCHVHPREEAKHYCLFCTTAICDSCLVDHRHNNKLDIIPMTNAYKTILQEKEVQEELIARNFNVKEQIKQIEELMKIVQQGKKESEEELYREMENPIKRLEEIIDEKAKLVLAQQNCLHTRHLQLSWASDFIAHMRNTLPPLDFLSVWLTYCRFRKEILDRPMPNKPVYADATLVGSIKIASKQATEHLESSKHA, encoded by the exons ATGGCTATAGTGCAGGATAGGACTGTGTTTCCAGATAGCAAGGAATGgcaatttttggaatttgCTCTGCAATTGCATCTTAGTACATCCAGGGCAAAGTTGTTACAGGCATGGGATGTCTCGCTCCCAGAAACGGTTGCCGCTTTCAACGCTAAGAGCAGT AACCAGCTAGTCAATCCCGTGTTCTTGGatgttaataaattggaCGATAATAACACGGTGCAGGACATTTATCGCAGAGGAATTAGGGTCCCAAATGACGGAATGGAGATTGTTATTGGAAATATTAA TTTCCCAGATCTTCCAATAATAGAGAATATACCAGAGTTAGACGAAAAAATGAAGGTACCACCGCAAAAGCAAACATACCAGTTCTTTCTGTGTGATGTTA CAACTGGTTTGTCACTAACTGCTAAGGACAGGGAAGATGCTGCTAGGAGCAGGGTTTCTATGCCACTGGAATTTGAAAGTCATCAGATAGTGGATAAAAGGTCAGAACCTAGCAATGTAACTTTATATTGCTTTCCCGATGGTCCTGTGAAGGGTGTGTTGCCTCGGCAGaaattatatgaaaaattttatatatatgattcGTCGCAG ATTCTGGCACGCTATTTATTGacatttgaatttgatgcCAGTAAGATTGAGAGCTTCGCCTTACCATTTTGTGAAATCTGTCGCGATTTACCAGCTACGATATACTGTTCCAGTGACAAAGCTAAGATGTGCAAGGAATGTGACGAGTCATTTCATGCGGCAAATAAATTCGTAGCGAGACATATAAGGGTGCCACTCAATCAG ATCCCCCGGGACAGCATAGGAGGCTGCCACGTACATCCAAGGGAGGAAGCGAAGCACTATTGTCTTTTTTGTACCACGGCAATTTGCGATTCTTGTTTAGTAGACCATCGCCACAACAACAAACTGGACATAATACCTATGACGAACGCATACAAGACTATTTTGCAGGAAAAGGAGGTACAAGAGGAGTTGATTGCTAGAAATTTCAACGTAAAGGAGCAgataaaacaaattgagGAGTTGATGAAAATAGTGCAACAGGGGAAGAAGGAATCGGAGGAAGAGTTGTACAGAGAGATGGAGAATCCTATAAAGCGCCTCGAAGAAATCATTGATGAGAAAGCTAAGTTGGTGTTGGCTCAGCAAAATTGTCTTCACACCAGGCACTTACAACTCTCATGGGCTAGTGACTTTATAGCACATATGAGAAATACACTACCCCCATTAGACTTTCTATCAGTTTGGCTCACATACTGCAGATTTAGAAAAGAAATTCTCGATCGTCCTATGCCCAATAAACCAGTGTACGCTGATGCTACTCTTGTGGGTTCAATTAAAATCGCTTCTAAGCAAGCTACGGAGCATTTGGAGTCTTCAAAGCATGCATAG
- a CDS encoding nitric oxide synthase-interacting protein (overlaps_old_locusTagID:BBM_III08385): MTRHSKNSTAAPIFTYHEKKKIKDWYTLKERLGADSMRKFHDCWLCLHQASMPVTTPRGHIFCKECILENFTKQKKEIKLKLSQWEHKTKKLVTEKSQKKLIDEEKMKLEFIRKEIAPNLESAAATDGGKINNFWVPMAAPDYQDKHIGPKPSTNLVCPISGKPIKLKHLIDIKPECGDEGWVCSFTKKPISHQQALLVIPTGQIILATSAKTILAPNSGFCDRQLSKKDLLKLIPGGTGFSAHNKVEAKLERLVMPH, translated from the exons ATGACTAGACATAGCAAAAATAGCACTGCTGCCCCTATTTTCACTTACCATGAAAAGAAGAAGATTAAAG ATTGGTATACCCTTAAGGAGCGACTTGGGGCAGATTCCATGCGAAAATTTCATGACTGCTGGTTGTGTTTACATCAGGCAAGTATGCCAGTAACTACTCCTAGGGGTcacattttttgcaaaGAATGCATCTtagaaaattttaccaaacAGAAGAAGGAAATCAAACTCAAATTGTCTCAGTGGGAACACAAAACAAAGAAGTTAGTCACCgaaaaatcgcaaaaaaaACTAATTGATGAGGAGAAAATGAAGTTGGAATTTATCAGAAAGGAAATTGCTCCTAATCTTGAATCAGCAGCTGCTACAGATGGGggaaaaattaacaatttctGGGTGCCAATGGCGGCACCTGATTACCAGGATAAGCATATAGGCCCCAAGCCTAGTACAAACTTGGTTTGTCCAATTAGTGGTAAACCAATTAAGCTGAAACACTTGATAGACATAAAACCCGAATGCGGGGATGAAGGTTGGGTTTGTTCCTTTACAAAAAAACCCATATCCCACCAACAAGCTTTACTGGTTATACCAACGGGACAAATAATCTTAGCAACTTCTGCTAAAACAATATTGGCACCAAATAGTGGGTTTTGTGACAGACAGTTAAGCAAAAAAGATTTGTTGAAGTTGATTCCAGGGGGAACTGGGTTTAGTGCACATAACAAGGTGGAAGCTAAATTGGAAAGGCTGGTTATGCCTCACtag